cttcttctcttttttttttttttttaaggagatCAAGTGCTTAAGGAGTCCAACAATTATCTACACAACTGtctaataaagtaaaaattatccgcaatttaaaaaaaatgtatataaaaaactaaTGCAATAGGATATTGAGTATTAATTTGAGCATCTACTAAAAAGCTAAAGAAAAAGGATAAGTTTACACAACCGTCTTATAAAGtcaaaaactagcaaattttatttataaaaaatatataaaaaaaattatagcaaTACAATCTCGAGAATCAGTCAAGAAAAAATCTCGATAATTAATTTGGGCGTtaactaaaagttaaaaaaggaaaaatgaacgTTTGCACAACCACTCCAGTAGTTAGTTAGATTAGATGTAACCATATAGTATTTGAAAATGTGAAAAAGGTAACAAGGTTATGGCCATGAAGTTCTTGTACAGAAAGTTAACGCAGTTATCTGTCTAATTCTCATTTCTCATTCAGGTGATCATATAGGTGCAGCACATATGTTTAAACTTTGGAATATTCATAGCTTCAAGGTTAGCATGTCGTGGAAGCCACTAGTGATCCTTCTGTGTcaataaaatattgttaacaATATCGAATTCTGCTAGGAAAAAGGATAACCAACATCATTCAGCTTTAGCAACAGCAaccgcaattttttttttaaatgtctaaCCTAATGTGAACTAAAAACATTTGCCTGTCTTATTATAAATCAAGTTGCAAATTACATTAAGTTTCCTCGTGGCTCGAGatattagaagaagaaaaaaggaacaCGCCACTGTAGTAGAATACATCAATTTTAAGTCgtccaaaattcaaatatttaaaagcaGATAGAGTAAAGCACGCTGGAATATAAACATACTGGTGCTAATGGTGGTACACATTGTCAATTTGTCATAGTGAACAGAACTTACTGAATAAAATAGCTGACTTGTGGATTAACAAATCTCTAGCCAAATCATCAGAGACTAATTATTCTAATCTAATGAACATATAAATACAGTTGACTACATatttaaacacaatcaaacattttttacaaAGGTCATAGACGATCATAACTAAGATGGTCTTCccatattcaaataatattcACTAAtccattaacaaaaaaatggcTTCAGCTACTTCATGGATGGAGAtgcatattcaataatttaGATCCCAAAAATCATTCTCTTGTTTACAGAATCTAAGATCAAACACTAAATCCTTCAAATGTAGATACATATAATTTCTCTTCTTTAGACCACAACCCATTCATAGTTTGTTAGCTTTTTCCTATCAGAGAATGCACTTAACATACTATACATTAAAGCCAGGTTAACTTTCCAGTGAAGACAAATATAATCAACATAATAGGATCAATATAAGCACAGACAACAAATAAATCTATAAATAGGACCACCAAAACAACCAGTGCTTCAATAACAGGGAAGCCTCCAGCTATGACCGGTAGCAAGCTCATCTAATGTCACAGTAAGAACCAAAGTCACAACACTTACCAACAAGTTTACATAGCAACTGTAGTTGACTATTATATTTGAGTGATCCTCAATCCTTACACATCATAAGTAACCTTCGATAGTTTAAAACATTACCTAACTACGGAAGCtgaaaactcaaattcaaaacaaaccaATGACAAAACACAAGTACTCCcgagaagaagaataaaataaaataaactgcaAGCTGTTACTAGGTAGGTAATCAACACTGTAAGAATGTACAACACATCATGATATTGTTCATATCATAACACAATAATCAATAGAATAtcatcaaaacaacaaaaattatcaCCTAATTTGTACACCAAATCCGCTTATCTAAACCTAAATCGACCAGAATTCCCTACAACCAGGAAACTCCAGAATTCAAACATTCAGCTATTCAGAACAATTGAATGAATATACAAATCTTCAGTGGCATCAGCGTTATTCTCCCGTCAGAATTGGAGATTCACCTCAGTAATtagcataatatatatatagattcgAAATAAATGTCAGCAACATAAATTACCAAGGTAAACCTCTAATTCTGATTGGAAAACATCGCCAAAAGCGCATAAGAAGCTGCATCTAGGTTTTCATCCTAAATGTAACAAACTTAACATATGTATCCAAAATGTGAACCATCTTATCTTTCATTCAACCGTTCCAATTCATGAATGCCTGAACGAATGTGTCAATGTATAGAATCTATTTCCAGTCtacaaagaacaaaaagaatcataaaattCCAACCAAACACGAATCAAATTCATTCCGAATCATGATTCCTGGTGGAACCAAACGAAGAACAAGTATCACTGTTAAACACAACAACATCGCCATTGTTTTGACCGAGCAAAACCTTCATCAATTCAGCAGCCTTGTTCTTCCCCTTTACACTACCCCCATCCCTCACATCCGCAATTCCATCCAGCGCTCCAAAGGCCACGACGTCGCGCACGTCGGCGGCGACCTTGTCACCCCCGCACCGCACCAAATTGAGCAGCGCTGAGACGGCGTTCTCCTTGGTGCGCATGCTGGCGGCGGTGGCGAGGTCGAGGAGGTCGGCAAGGACGCCGACACCACCGGAGGCCTTGCGAAAGGCATCCACGGCGTCCTCGCATCCCGCGACCTGCGCGATCACCGCCGTCGCGTCCTCCACAATCCCAACCCTACCGTCCTTCAACACCAGCGAAAAAAGCGCGGGAACCGCACCAAGGTTAATCATCGTAGATCTGTTAATCGGATGAAGCGCGATGGCGAATAACGCCTTTAACGAATCCTTGATAGTGCGGGGAGGTGACGAGAGGTGGCAGCGGAGGATGTCGATGAGGGAGTAGACAATCTCGCGCTTGGAGCCGACAACGGGGCGGTAGGAGTCGACCGAGGAGAGGAGGCTGTGGATGGTGGCGGCGGCGGACTGAACCGCAGGGGGAGAGGAGGTGGTGTGGTGGTGAGAGATGACGTGGGCGATGGCGTCGAGGACGCCACGTGTGGACATGAGGGGCTCCTTTAGGGTGATGGAGAGGTTGAGGAGTGTGGCAGCGGCGTCTTCTTGGGAGGGGTGAGAAGAGGAATAGAGGGTTTCTGCGATGTAGGGGATTGCGCCTGCTTGGGCGATGATGGGGCGCGTTTCGGGGGATTGTTTTGACATGAGGCGGAGCTGGGAGAGGGCGTCGATGCGGGCGGCTTCGGAGACGGAGCTGAGCTTCGAGACTAGGCTGCGGATAGTGCGGGGATTAGGGTCCATTCTGCTAAGGGCGTGTTTGGATTTTGGGTGGAGTTGgtgaagaagaaagaggaagaggaaaAGCGCGTTGGAGTGAATTGGGAAGGATATAAGGGTGGTGGGACTGATGAGATTGAGTCGTGGCGGTTTCCCGCGGGGTTCACTGCTTCGGAGCGTGTCGACGTCCACAGatggatatttattttaaaacttcaatatgtttttaagttaatgtaatttcatgaaattttatatcatctaatttaatttttatattttataaaaaaaaattaacttgtttttaattttttcccacaatattaatatattttttatatgacaaataataaattatattatctatTTATCATGTAAATTCGTGAAATAAATGTttcttaaacaaataaaataaaataaaaacacaggAAAAAATCTACAATAAGTGTTAGAAAATCACAATGAAGATGAGTATCAACAAAATCCGATGATTGATTTTCTGACaaaagttttatatatttagaagatatatattaataatttcttttttaaagtaaaataaattattttttcatattatttaagaaaatgcACTCTGTGTGTTACGTCAAGacgaaaattaattttgtttatgaaaattTTGTCAGAGGGATTAAAaccaattttctataaagtaaaaaagactaaatttaataatataaaattttaaagactaaaatcaagattttatgaaaatatataaagattaaaaatattttttttctattattttacttGTGGGAGGATAGGATTgggttgatgttttttttatttattttggcagGGAAAGGATGCGGGTTTTGATTCCTTTCATAcagatttgtttttttgtttatttgatcAGATTTGGTTTCGAGAACACTTTTTCCCTATGTAAATTCCTTTCATACAGatattatattaagaaaaaattgagattttgactatttttggtcaaactaaatattttaaaaaattaaaaaattaattagaagctaaaaaagtaaaaaagttaattaatagttgaaagtttaaaatttattttattaaatgataaatatttgataaaattatatgttgaagtagttaaaaaggtaaaattacttgaaatataaaaataataaattttgaaaatattttaaaaaaatctaataaatatttaaggataaaaaataaaaaaaatatttattatattttttagtctatatttaatatattttatagtcaattttttaatgaatttaaaatattttcagtcAAAAGTTACTTATTAattctttaatatattaaaatttatttaagaagtTGATTTCTCCTTACAcatgttttaagtttttttcatTACGTTTAAAACAttccatttttatctattaaacTGCTTGTTGTAAGTTCAATTTTATCTTTCTATCAATTTAGATTGATAAACTTAGTTTATAATGAGATTAAAGTTTGTAAAATTTAAGTTTGGgttaaatataagtttgaaaaacaacccaaatctagcttctataagAATGAGTTTTCAAGTAGAATTTTAATATGCAAACAAACATTTTGAGATAACTGAACATGTTCtgtaaaaaaaactgaacatATGAGCAAAAACCAAACTCAATTAGTGGCACCTTATAAATGATAGAGATGTCATATGAGCATTTGTCTTACTATCacattagaaaaattaatttagattatattttaaaaaatattttagttagtttttaatttttttattaactgaaaAGTTgtattaattgttgaataaataaatttttttatttgtttttaaatagctTTTAACGTTTTTTTAAGGTTACttgtagtaatattttttaaaatattagtttttagctattataatttttttctttttatttttttcttgtcatttttaaataaattataattttattattttttgatattttatacttttccgctacttcaattgttaattttactagatattgataatttaataagctaattttttttgcttccaaCTACAAGTTTTTAGCATCTAACTAGATTTTCAGTCCAGCTACTAGCTTCTAGCTTTCAACATCCAATTTTATCGAATATAATCTTAAGTTATGTTTAACAACACATTTAagttagtttctaattttttgttCTAGCTTGAAAACGTGTTTGAATGTTAACTAAACAAACTTTTCTAAAAAGTTTCTTAGGTTATGTTTGGCTTAGTtaacttttagctttttttattagctaaaaaacttatttaattattccgtaaatttcttttagtaatttttaatattttttgaaatggtACTTGaagtataacattttttaaaacgttaacttctaaatttttatattttttccattttcatccttaatgtatttattcatttttcttgttaaattttttttaataaatcatcattttattatttttatatcattttacactttttaataACTTCAACAGCTAgttttacttataatttaataagttagtttTTGAGCCACTAAATATCAGTTAACTTTTCagctaattttatcaaatatagtcTTGATAACTTCTAGCATTTTTAAAATGCTActtgaaataacattttttaaaatactagcttctagttttttttatatttttttttattttgttctcaatatatttatccaattttctgattatcatttttaaataaatcataatttaattattttttacgttattttacacttttcagTTACTTTAATCATTAGTTAAACACTTAcaatttaataagttatttatttttaggtaATTCTGCccaacataatattaaaataatagagacattttaaaagattaaaatgactTTTCTAAACTTAAATAGctaaattgaaatgaaaaagtaaaacgacatattaaaagtatatttatttttctaatatgatttttgtataatAGTACCAATAAGAATTCAACCTCATTTCTCATGCGTCTACTTCAATTATAccattatctatattttttttaatctgattTGAACAgtgtttttcactttttatcGGTGTAAATTCCTTTCATACagacttctttttttattaattaattaattcgatATTACGAGCGATTTCACTTTTGTGTGTAAATTCCTTTCctacatcaataaaaaaaaaaagttccttTCATACAGACTTATTTATAAATTGGTTGAATAAGAAGATGTTAACTTTTAAGA
The nucleotide sequence above comes from Glycine soja cultivar W05 chromosome 11, ASM419377v2, whole genome shotgun sequence. Encoded proteins:
- the LOC114373262 gene encoding U-box domain-containing protein 11-like encodes the protein MDPNPRTIRSLVSKLSSVSEAARIDALSQLRLMSKQSPETRPIIAQAGAIPYIAETLYSSSHPSQEDAAATLLNLSITLKEPLMSTRGVLDAIAHVISHHHTTSSPPAVQSAAATIHSLLSSVDSYRPVVGSKREIVYSLIDILRCHLSSPPRTIKDSLKALFAIALHPINRSTMINLGAVPALFSLVLKDGRVGIVEDATAVIAQVAGCEDAVDAFRKASGGVGVLADLLDLATAASMRTKENAVSALLNLVRCGGDKVAADVRDVVAFGALDGIADVRDGGSVKGKNKAAELMKVLLGQNNGDVVVFNSDTCSSFGSTRNHDSE